A part of Fimbriiglobus ruber genomic DNA contains:
- a CDS encoding PQQ-binding-like beta-propeller repeat protein, with protein sequence MRGVFPLVVSLLALSPAARGDDWPQWLGPDRDGVWKETGVIEHFPANGPKKLWSVPIRGGYSGPAVVGGLVYVTDYARADGDATNNPAKRGELTGKERVLCLDAKTGQKVWKHEYDCTYSVSYPTGPRCTPTVAGGNVYALGAMGNLVCLTAADGKLVWARDFKKDYNTGAPMWGFCGHPLVYKNLVICIVGGDGTVAVAFDKDTGVERWRALSAPEPGYCAPTLIEAGGTKQLVIWHAKSINGLDPDTGKKYWSVPLEPKYGMAIMAPLKIGDYLFAGGIGHQAVLLKLDPNRPDVSVVWHGRQGTAIYPVNSPPVADGDTIYGVDQPGQLRAVRVSTGERLWSTFKPILGEAKDDDYAGAGSGTAFLVKHGDRYFLFGETGHLIIARLTPERYEEIGRAKLVEPTGDAMGRKVVWSYPAFANKCVYVRNDKEIACYSLAKE encoded by the coding sequence ATGCGGGGCGTGTTCCCCTTGGTGGTGTCGTTGCTCGCACTCTCGCCCGCGGCCCGCGGCGACGACTGGCCCCAGTGGCTCGGGCCGGACCGGGACGGGGTGTGGAAGGAAACGGGGGTCATCGAGCACTTCCCGGCGAACGGGCCGAAGAAGCTCTGGTCCGTCCCGATCCGCGGGGGCTATTCCGGGCCGGCCGTCGTGGGCGGTCTGGTGTACGTCACCGATTACGCCCGGGCGGACGGCGACGCCACCAACAACCCGGCCAAGCGCGGCGAACTGACCGGCAAGGAGCGCGTCCTCTGCCTGGACGCGAAGACCGGGCAGAAGGTGTGGAAGCACGAATACGACTGTACTTATAGCGTGAGCTACCCGACCGGCCCTCGCTGCACGCCGACCGTCGCGGGCGGGAACGTGTACGCGCTGGGCGCGATGGGCAACCTCGTTTGCCTGACCGCGGCCGACGGCAAGCTCGTCTGGGCCCGGGATTTCAAGAAGGATTACAACACGGGCGCCCCGATGTGGGGGTTCTGCGGGCACCCGCTGGTGTACAAGAATCTGGTCATCTGCATCGTCGGCGGCGACGGCACGGTGGCCGTCGCGTTCGACAAGGACACCGGGGTGGAGCGGTGGCGGGCGCTGTCCGCCCCCGAGCCGGGGTACTGCGCCCCGACTCTGATCGAGGCGGGCGGGACCAAGCAACTCGTCATCTGGCACGCCAAGTCGATCAACGGCCTCGACCCCGACACCGGCAAAAAGTACTGGTCCGTCCCCCTGGAGCCGAAGTACGGGATGGCGATCATGGCCCCGCTCAAGATCGGGGACTACCTGTTCGCGGGCGGCATCGGGCACCAGGCCGTACTCTTGAAACTCGACCCCAACCGGCCGGACGTGTCGGTCGTCTGGCACGGCAGACAAGGCACCGCCATCTACCCGGTCAACAGCCCGCCGGTCGCCGACGGCGACACGATCTACGGGGTCGACCAACCCGGCCAGCTCCGCGCGGTCCGGGTGTCGACGGGCGAGCGCCTCTGGTCGACGTTCAAGCCGATCCTCGGGGAAGCAAAAGACGACGACTACGCCGGTGCGGGCTCCGGTACCGCATTCCTGGTCAAGCACGGCGACCGGTACTTTCTCTTCGGCGAGACCGGCCACCTCATCATCGCCAGGCTGACCCCGGAGCGGTACGAGGAGATCGGCCGCGCCAAGCTCGTCGAGCCGACCGGCGACGCGATGGGGCGGAAGGTCGTGTGGTCCTACCCGGCGTTCGCCAACAAGTGCGTGTACGTCCGCAACGACAAGGAAATCGCCTGCTACTCGCTGGCCAAGGAATAA